The Salinispora tropica CNB-440 genome has a window encoding:
- a CDS encoding Clp protease N-terminal domain-containing protein, producing MAEPLMMTHPVRLDELIDHIKQAHTNALDQLADAVLAGDHLGEVADHLIGHFVDQARRSGASWTEIGRSMGVSKQAAQKRSAAKVASAAALESDAGFSRFTTRARNVVIASQEEARAAGNVEIGPVHLALGLLVDPDALAPQLITARGVSLDRLADAVAATLPPRVEQVPDLIPYDARGKKVLELTFREGLRLGHNYIGTEHILLALLEAEDGDGVLTGLGLEKEGVEAALQGALAALTRKKS from the coding sequence ATGGCTGAACCATTGATGATGACCCACCCGGTACGCCTCGACGAGCTGATCGACCACATCAAGCAGGCGCACACCAATGCACTGGACCAACTCGCCGACGCGGTCCTTGCCGGGGACCACCTCGGCGAGGTGGCTGACCATCTGATCGGGCACTTCGTTGACCAGGCCCGACGCTCGGGCGCCTCGTGGACCGAGATCGGCCGCAGCATGGGCGTCAGTAAGCAGGCCGCCCAGAAGCGCTCGGCGGCGAAGGTGGCGAGCGCCGCGGCGCTGGAATCCGATGCCGGCTTCAGCCGGTTCACCACCCGGGCCCGCAACGTCGTCATCGCCTCCCAGGAGGAGGCGCGGGCCGCTGGAAACGTCGAGATCGGTCCGGTGCACCTGGCGTTGGGCCTGCTGGTCGACCCGGACGCGCTCGCCCCTCAACTGATCACGGCGCGAGGGGTGTCCCTGGACCGCCTGGCAGACGCGGTCGCGGCGACCCTACCGCCACGCGTCGAGCAGGTCCCGGACCTGATCCCGTACGATGCACGGGGCAAGAAGGTCCTGGAGCTCACCTTTCGGGAGGGGCTTCGACTCGGCCACAATTACATCGGGACCGAGCACATTCTGCTCGCCCTCCTCGAGGCCGAGGACGGCGACGGCGTGCTCACCGGCCTCGGCCTCGAGAAGGAAGGGGTGGAGGCCGCGCTCCAAGGTGCACTCGCCGCGCTCACCCGAAAGAAGAGCTGA
- a CDS encoding PadR family transcriptional regulator, with product MDNTTTLLGLLGTGASYGYDLKNRYDRWFGLKKPLAFGQVYTTLTRLMRNGWIVAVGAEAGAGPDRKRYGITPAGRTRVLEWIFTPEVPSETLQSDLFAKTIIALLLGDDAGRLLDLQRTRHMARMRELTNEKRGAGLAVVLACDHALFHIEADLRWIDLTVARLSQLRAEVKK from the coding sequence GTGGACAACACGACGACGCTGCTCGGCCTCCTCGGCACCGGCGCGAGCTACGGCTACGACCTGAAAAACAGATATGACCGCTGGTTCGGGCTGAAGAAGCCGCTGGCGTTCGGGCAGGTGTACACGACCCTGACCCGGCTGATGCGCAACGGTTGGATCGTCGCGGTCGGCGCGGAGGCCGGTGCCGGCCCGGATCGCAAGCGCTACGGGATCACCCCCGCGGGTCGCACCCGGGTCCTGGAATGGATCTTCACCCCCGAGGTGCCGTCAGAAACCCTGCAGAGCGACCTCTTCGCCAAGACGATCATCGCGCTGCTCCTCGGGGACGACGCGGGCCGGCTGCTGGACCTACAGCGCACCCGGCACATGGCACGCATGCGGGAGCTGACCAACGAGAAGCGGGGAGCGGGCCTCGCCGTCGTCCTCGCCTGCGACCACGCCCTGTTCCACATCGAGGCGGACCTGCGCTGGATCGACCTGACCGTGGCCCGCCTGTCCCAGCTACGAGCCGAGGTAAAGAAGTGA
- a CDS encoding carbon-nitrogen hydrolase family protein, whose translation MEQRLSIAVAQPRCVAYDVAVNAAAHAVAVRAADARVVVFPEMSLTGYELDALPVAPDDERLAPIVAACAETGALALVGAPVPGPSIGVLAVDGDGAWVAYRKVHLHGVEIDRFVPGEPTVIDVDGWRLGLAVCRDTGVPEHAAKTVALGIDGYVAGVVHADDEVDVHGERARRVAADHGVWVAVAAFAGPTGGGFARTSGRSGIWSAAGELVAEAGVAPDEVARATLARSVR comes from the coding sequence ATGGAGCAGCGGCTGAGCATCGCGGTGGCACAGCCCCGGTGCGTCGCGTACGACGTGGCGGTCAACGCGGCAGCTCATGCGGTGGCTGTCCGGGCGGCGGACGCGCGGGTGGTGGTGTTCCCCGAGATGTCGCTGACCGGCTACGAACTGGACGCGCTGCCGGTCGCTCCCGACGATGAACGGCTGGCGCCCATTGTCGCGGCCTGCGCTGAGACCGGGGCGCTTGCGCTGGTCGGCGCCCCGGTGCCCGGACCGAGCATCGGTGTGCTGGCAGTGGACGGGGATGGTGCGTGGGTGGCCTACCGGAAGGTCCACCTGCACGGCGTGGAGATTGATCGTTTCGTCCCCGGCGAACCCACGGTGATCGACGTGGACGGGTGGCGGCTGGGCCTTGCCGTCTGCCGCGACACCGGCGTTCCCGAGCATGCCGCCAAGACGGTCGCGCTGGGGATTGACGGTTATGTGGCGGGCGTGGTCCACGCCGATGACGAGGTCGACGTTCACGGCGAGCGGGCCCGTCGGGTCGCCGCCGACCACGGTGTCTGGGTGGCCGTGGCAGCCTTCGCGGGGCCGACCGGTGGCGGCTTTGCCCGCACGTCCGGCCGTTCGGGCATCTGGTCCGCTGCCGGGGAACTGGTCGCCGAGGCAGGCGTCGCCCCCGACGAGGTCGCCCGTGCGACCCTCGCCCGGAGCGTGCGCTGA
- a CDS encoding ABC transporter ATP-binding protein, whose product MNGVETISTSARAPEDGSAPLLRARGLRLAFGLTEALRGIDLDCHAGEIIAVTGPSGSGKSTLLHVLAGVLVPDEGTVDYDTVRLSELDEAGRSRLRLGTFGFVFQYGQLLPDLSAVDNVTIPLLLAGVRRREALRRSDSWLDRLGLAECSRKLPAQLSGGQAQRVAVARALAAQPTVLFADEPTGSLDSLAAETVMLALTEAARDANTAVILTTHDPRTAAFADWEVVVRDGQTTVGGADG is encoded by the coding sequence GTGAACGGGGTCGAGACCATCAGTACGTCGGCGCGAGCCCCCGAAGACGGGTCAGCACCCCTGCTGCGGGCGCGGGGGCTACGGCTCGCGTTCGGGCTGACCGAAGCCCTGCGTGGCATCGACCTGGACTGCCACGCCGGAGAGATCATCGCGGTGACCGGCCCCTCCGGGTCGGGTAAGTCCACCCTCCTGCACGTACTCGCCGGCGTCCTGGTCCCGGATGAGGGCACCGTCGACTACGACACTGTTCGCCTCAGCGAACTCGACGAGGCGGGCCGGTCTCGGCTACGCCTGGGCACGTTCGGGTTCGTCTTCCAATACGGTCAACTCCTGCCGGACCTGTCCGCGGTAGACAACGTGACGATCCCCCTCCTGCTGGCCGGCGTCCGGCGTCGCGAAGCCCTACGCCGGTCGGACAGCTGGCTCGACCGGCTCGGCCTGGCTGAGTGCTCCCGAAAGCTGCCGGCACAGCTCTCCGGCGGGCAGGCGCAGCGGGTCGCCGTCGCCCGAGCCCTGGCCGCCCAGCCGACCGTGCTCTTCGCCGACGAGCCGACCGGATCGCTGGACTCACTCGCCGCCGAGACCGTCATGCTCGCCCTCACCGAAGCGGCGAGAGATGCCAACACCGCCGTCATACTCACCACCCACGACCCACGTACGGCCGCCTTCGCCGACTGGGAAGTCGTCGTCCGCGATGGACAGACCACGGTCGGGGGAGCGGACGGATGA
- a CDS encoding cytochrome P450, which translates to MTETASIATTRTASGQLTDAEFPVQRGCPFTTPTEYEQIREESSIAKVRLKNGGEAWWIAGHELGRSVLADRRFSSDRRRDNFPFVSTDPETRAQLQSQPTSMLGMDGAEHAQTRRALMGEFTVRRMAGLRPRIQQIVDQHIDEMLATPQRSVDLVEALSLPVPSLVICELLGVPYADHDFFQGLTGPLLRHTTPPEVRLRIQEELNTYLGTLIDRKLTDPTDDLLSRQIAKHRDNGTFDRASMVSLAFLLLVAGHETTANMISLGVVGLLQHPDQLVIIKDDPDKTPLAVEELLRYFTIADSVTARVATEDVQLGDTTINAGDGVVISGLAADRDPTVFAEPDRLDLERGARHHVAFGFGPHQCIGQTLARMELRIVFDTLFHRIPTLRLAAPLDDIPFKSDAFVYGIEELPVAW; encoded by the coding sequence ATGACAGAGACTGCCTCGATCGCTACGACCAGGACCGCCTCCGGCCAGCTCACCGACGCCGAGTTTCCCGTCCAACGTGGATGCCCATTCACCACACCCACAGAATACGAGCAGATCCGGGAAGAGTCGTCGATCGCCAAGGTCCGCCTGAAAAACGGCGGCGAGGCATGGTGGATCGCCGGGCACGAGCTAGGACGCTCCGTCCTGGCCGACCGGCGCTTCTCCTCCGACCGCCGTAGAGACAACTTCCCGTTCGTCAGCACCGACCCGGAGACGAGGGCACAGCTACAGTCCCAACCCACCTCCATGCTCGGCATGGATGGTGCCGAGCACGCCCAGACGCGGCGGGCCCTGATGGGCGAGTTCACCGTCCGGCGCATGGCCGGGCTGCGACCACGGATCCAGCAGATCGTCGACCAGCACATCGACGAGATGCTCGCCACCCCGCAACGCTCCGTCGATTTGGTCGAAGCGCTGTCGCTGCCCGTGCCATCGTTGGTCATCTGCGAGCTACTCGGGGTCCCCTACGCCGACCACGACTTCTTCCAGGGCCTCACCGGCCCCTTACTCCGCCACACCACACCACCAGAGGTTCGGCTACGGATCCAGGAGGAGCTGAACACCTACCTCGGCACCCTGATCGACCGCAAGCTCACCGACCCCACCGACGACCTGCTCAGCCGGCAGATCGCCAAACACCGCGACAACGGCACCTTCGATCGCGCGAGCATGGTCAGTCTGGCCTTCCTCCTGCTCGTCGCCGGTCACGAAACCACGGCGAACATGATCTCCCTCGGTGTCGTTGGGCTCCTCCAACATCCCGACCAGCTGGTCATCATCAAAGATGATCCGGATAAAACCCCGCTGGCCGTCGAGGAGTTGCTGCGCTACTTCACCATCGCCGACAGCGTCACCGCCCGCGTGGCTACCGAAGACGTACAACTCGGCGACACCACCATCAACGCGGGCGACGGGGTCGTCATCTCCGGGCTGGCCGCCGACCGCGACCCCACGGTCTTTGCAGAGCCCGACCGGCTCGACCTCGAACGCGGCGCACGTCACCACGTCGCCTTCGGCTTCGGCCCGCACCAGTGCATCGGCCAGACCCTGGCCCGCATGGAGCTACGCATCGTGTTCGACACGCTGTTCCACCGCATCCCCACCCTCCGCCTGGCCGCACCGCTCGACGACATCCCGTTCAAATCCGACGCGTTCGTCTACGGCATCGAGGAACTCCCGGTCGCCTGGTAA
- a CDS encoding helix-turn-helix domain-containing protein: MDDSGSTVPRRQLGRYLRELRENAYVTVSAAAKELEWSAPRIWRYETGQVPMHPNDVEAMCRVYGTTQETIETMRALARETKAHGWWHSYSSAIKDWFKLYVGLEAAATRIRKYEVDLVPGLLQTVEYMTEVIATDHPQLSEGERRAKVEVRLHRQRLLVRAIPRAPQLEVVLNEAVLRRPLRDRSAMVRQLEALHVAGQRHNVGLRVLPLSAGVFRWAQVGTFTTLEFPTDVREPEPTTIYMDGPCGAVYLDKAHEIQTYEDAWRSLSERALGVDESRELIMAIAREMTDEA; encoded by the coding sequence GTGGATGACTCGGGGAGCACCGTTCCGCGTAGGCAACTCGGTAGGTATCTGAGAGAGCTTCGAGAAAACGCCTATGTCACGGTGTCGGCCGCCGCGAAGGAACTGGAGTGGTCGGCACCCCGGATCTGGCGGTACGAGACCGGTCAAGTCCCCATGCACCCCAACGATGTGGAGGCGATGTGTCGGGTCTATGGCACGACCCAGGAGACGATCGAGACGATGCGGGCACTGGCCCGGGAGACCAAGGCGCACGGCTGGTGGCACAGCTACAGCTCGGCGATCAAGGACTGGTTCAAGCTCTACGTCGGCCTGGAGGCCGCCGCGACCCGGATCCGGAAGTACGAGGTAGACCTGGTTCCCGGCCTGTTGCAGACGGTGGAGTACATGACCGAGGTGATCGCCACCGACCATCCGCAGCTCAGTGAGGGCGAACGTCGGGCGAAGGTGGAGGTTCGCCTGCACCGGCAGCGGCTGTTGGTCCGGGCGATCCCCCGGGCGCCTCAGCTTGAGGTGGTCCTGAACGAGGCGGTGCTGCGGCGACCCCTGCGCGACCGGTCGGCGATGGTGCGTCAACTCGAGGCGCTGCACGTCGCCGGGCAACGGCACAACGTCGGTCTCCGGGTGCTGCCGCTGAGCGCCGGGGTGTTCCGCTGGGCGCAGGTGGGCACCTTCACCACGCTGGAGTTCCCGACCGACGTGCGGGAGCCGGAGCCGACCACCATCTATATGGATGGGCCGTGTGGGGCGGTCTACCTTGACAAGGCCCACGAGATCCAGACCTACGAGGACGCCTGGCGCTCACTCAGCGAGCGAGCGTTGGGCGTTGACGAGTCCCGTGAGTTGATCATGGCGATTGCGAGGGAGATGACCGATGAGGCGTGA
- a CDS encoding VOC family protein, producing MSTEATPTPATRYVAVTFDCPDPYELARFYGAALDLPVAYSTDDFVLLGRNGAPGLGFSRLAEYQRPTWPDPTQEKRAHIELGVDDLDATQARLLALGATEPPAQPQPDRWRVLLDPAGHPFCINTGV from the coding sequence ATGAGCACCGAAGCCACACCAACACCCGCGACCCGCTACGTGGCCGTCACCTTCGACTGCCCGGACCCATACGAGTTGGCACGCTTCTACGGGGCCGCCCTCGATCTGCCGGTCGCCTATTCCACCGACGACTTCGTCCTGCTCGGCCGGAACGGCGCACCCGGTCTGGGCTTCAGCCGGCTGGCCGAATACCAACGTCCCACCTGGCCGGACCCGACCCAGGAGAAGCGGGCCCACATCGAATTGGGTGTCGACGACCTGGACGCCACCCAGGCCCGACTACTCGCCCTCGGCGCCACCGAGCCCCCGGCCCAACCGCAACCGGACCGATGGCGAGTGCTGCTGGACCCCGCCGGCCACCCGTTCTGCATCAACACCGGAGTCTGA
- a CDS encoding (4Fe-4S)-binding protein: MRIEANTDVCIGAGQCVLTDPTVFDQHDDGIVMLVTKHPEGEAARRAREAVELCPSGALSVVEEPGDG; encoded by the coding sequence ATGCGTATCGAGGCGAACACCGACGTCTGCATCGGAGCCGGCCAGTGCGTGCTGACCGACCCGACCGTCTTCGACCAGCACGACGACGGCATCGTCATGCTGGTCACCAAACATCCGGAAGGCGAAGCCGCACGACGAGCGCGCGAGGCCGTCGAACTCTGCCCGTCGGGCGCGCTCTCCGTAGTGGAGGAACCAGGCGACGGTTAG
- a CDS encoding helix-turn-helix domain-containing protein — protein sequence MNSYTRWSDIRTTHVERAGGEQAVEDGKQKLLATVVGHRLAEVRRTRGLTQQQVADRMGVTKGRISQIEQGKISGQDIVARYATALGGRLHQAIYFDDGNIAAIA from the coding sequence ATGAACAGCTACACACGCTGGAGCGACATCCGCACCACCCACGTCGAACGCGCCGGCGGCGAACAAGCCGTCGAAGACGGCAAACAGAAACTCCTCGCCACCGTCGTCGGACACCGACTCGCCGAAGTACGCCGCACTCGCGGCCTGACCCAACAGCAGGTCGCCGACCGCATGGGCGTCACCAAAGGCCGCATCTCCCAGATCGAACAAGGCAAGATCTCCGGCCAAGACATCGTCGCCCGATACGCCACCGCCCTCGGCGGACGCCTCCACCAAGCCATCTACTTCGACGACGGCAACATCGCCGCCATCGCATAG
- a CDS encoding HYD1 signature containing ADP-ribosyltransferase family protein, translating into MRHYTNSRGAAGILDSGVIRASDQNKVFMVPTRGKPMRPRDAENELGVGKGRGRKVIEFDSPAGRVSKGSNPTMGITEWVADGDLKISNARAVRFVGGGTLSRLHGDLPALSAFGDVRWHLSVLPSPLPSTRSSAEGRHGAGR; encoded by the coding sequence ATGCGGCATTACACTAACTCTCGTGGTGCTGCTGGCATCCTGGATAGTGGTGTAATTAGAGCCAGTGACCAAAACAAGGTGTTCATGGTGCCCACGCGAGGGAAGCCGATGCGTCCTCGGGACGCCGAGAATGAGCTGGGTGTCGGCAAGGGTCGCGGTCGGAAAGTCATTGAATTCGATTCGCCGGCCGGTAGGGTCAGCAAGGGATCTAACCCTACAATGGGTATCACCGAGTGGGTGGCCGATGGCGATTTGAAAATTTCTAACGCTAGGGCGGTCCGCTTCGTCGGTGGTGGGACCCTATCTCGCCTTCATGGGGACCTACCTGCCCTTTCAGCGTTCGGCGATGTGCGCTGGCATCTGTCCGTGTTGCCGTCACCGTTGCCGTCAACCAGGTCCTCTGCCGAGGGTCGACACGGCGCCGGTCGATGA
- a CDS encoding DUF4304 domain-containing protein: MLTAILTESLAERGFRRRGDSWHRLGPDLYSVVHLQPSRWDSSFYLNLGFAPAGRVVRGWLPESKCLVRFRVEAIKKLSPGDLRLLNGDAFSHMGEHEWRVGPGGGEGCQPNRRNTRPRYGSFWVKACAPGPNFGARNGACGNEEDS; encoded by the coding sequence GTGCTCACGGCTATTCTGACGGAGTCGCTCGCGGAGCGAGGGTTTCGTCGACGTGGGGACAGTTGGCATCGTCTCGGCCCTGACCTGTACTCCGTCGTCCACCTCCAGCCGTCGAGATGGGATTCGTCGTTCTACTTGAATCTCGGGTTTGCCCCGGCTGGTCGGGTAGTGCGGGGGTGGCTTCCTGAGTCAAAATGCCTGGTCCGCTTCCGAGTTGAAGCCATCAAAAAGCTGTCTCCGGGGGATCTCCGGCTCTTGAATGGCGACGCGTTTAGTCACATGGGAGAGCATGAGTGGCGGGTGGGCCCTGGGGGGGGGGAGGGTTGTCAACCCAATCGTCGAAATACTCGACCACGCTACGGATCTTTCTGGGTTAAGGCATGTGCTCCAGGACCAAATTTCGGAGCGCGTAATGGTGCATGCGGAAATGAGGAAGATTCTTAG
- a CDS encoding DUF397 domain-containing protein: MWRKSSRSGGEGDCVEVAAFGAAVGARDGVVGVRDSKDRPGPALSFDPAAWTRFVAAVPAGERDHQL, translated from the coding sequence GTGTGGCGTAAGTCGTCCCGGTCCGGTGGCGAGGGTGACTGCGTCGAGGTAGCGGCGTTCGGCGCCGCCGTCGGCGCGCGGGACGGCGTTGTCGGCGTACGGGACAGCAAGGACCGGCCGGGGCCGGCGCTGAGCTTCGACCCGGCGGCCTGGACCCGGTTCGTCGCCGCTGTCCCGGCTGGGGAGCGCGACCACCAGCTCTGA
- a CDS encoding helix-turn-helix transcriptional regulator yields MISTSVRLLRLAALLSARPSWTCAELAERMEVTDRTVRRDIARLRELGYGVESDPGPWGGYRLSVGTRVPPLVLDDEESLAVAVGLREAALSGVLGSDQAALSALLKLRQVLPPRIADRLGEMDAAFVHTPRSQERQIAPGMLLELATVCRRGERVRLSYRDRRDRGTVRDVDPYRLVRAGRRWYLVGQDVARGEWRTFRADRVEQVRSTGHAAKLVDPPDPVLLVSRGIAGGAYPIYATVRLPLPQDQALRLVPATVGTHAPDGPDATVVEIGGPDPDRLAAYLLSLGTSLQVLTPRAVRVALLRRMRELFEVNGGGQLPS; encoded by the coding sequence GTGATCAGCACTTCCGTCCGCCTCCTGCGTCTGGCCGCGCTGCTGTCCGCACGGCCGTCGTGGACCTGTGCCGAGTTGGCCGAGCGGATGGAGGTCACCGATCGCACGGTCCGTCGGGACATCGCCCGGCTGCGGGAACTCGGCTACGGTGTCGAGTCCGACCCCGGGCCGTGGGGTGGCTACCGCCTCAGCGTCGGCACCCGGGTTCCACCACTGGTCCTCGATGACGAGGAGTCGCTCGCCGTGGCTGTCGGGCTGCGCGAGGCCGCCCTCAGTGGCGTTCTCGGCAGTGATCAGGCCGCGCTGTCTGCGCTGCTGAAGTTGCGGCAGGTCCTACCGCCGCGAATCGCGGACCGGCTGGGTGAGATGGACGCCGCGTTCGTGCACACCCCCCGGTCCCAGGAGCGACAGATCGCGCCCGGCATGCTACTGGAACTGGCCACTGTGTGCCGACGCGGCGAACGTGTTCGCCTGTCGTACCGGGACCGACGGGACAGGGGCACGGTCCGGGATGTTGACCCGTACCGCCTCGTGCGGGCGGGGCGTCGCTGGTACCTCGTCGGCCAGGACGTGGCGCGGGGTGAGTGGCGTACGTTCCGGGCCGACCGGGTGGAGCAGGTCCGGTCGACCGGGCACGCGGCGAAACTCGTGGACCCGCCCGACCCGGTGCTGCTGGTCTCCCGTGGCATCGCGGGCGGCGCCTACCCGATCTATGCCACGGTTCGCCTTCCGTTGCCTCAGGATCAGGCGCTGCGGCTGGTTCCCGCGACGGTCGGTACCCATGCCCCGGACGGCCCCGATGCCACTGTTGTGGAGATCGGCGGACCCGACCCGGACCGGCTCGCCGCGTACCTGCTCAGCCTGGGCACTTCCCTGCAGGTGCTGACTCCGCGCGCGGTACGGGTGGCTCTCCTGCGCCGTATGCGGGAGTTGTTCGAGGTCAACGGGGGCGGCCAACTCCCGAGCTGA